In the genome of Arthrobacter sp. PAMC25284, the window AGTGGCATGCCATCCAGGACGACCTCTCAGCGGCCAGGGAAATGGCGGCAGAGGACCCGGAGTTCGCCGCCGAAGTGCCCGAGCTTGAGGCGGCCCTCGAGACCACGGCGGCGCGGCTGCGCCGGTTGCTCATTCCCCGCGACCCCGACGATGCGCGCAATGTGATCCTTGAGGTCAAGGGCGGCGAAGGCGGCGACGAAGCGGCCCTGTTCGCCGGCGACCTGCTGCGGATGTACAGCCGCTATGCTGAATCCCGCGGCTGGAAGACCGAACTGATTTCCGCCACCGAATCGGACCTGGGCGGCTACAAGGACGTACAAATGGCGGTCAAGGGCAGCTCCAACGACCCGGCCGAGGGCGTTTACGCCCGGCTCAAGTTCGAAGGCGGCGTGCACCGCGTGCAGCGCGTGCCCGTGACCGAGTCGCAGGGCCGTATCCACACGTCGGCCGCCGGCGTGCTGGTGCTGCCCGAAGTGGACGAGCCCGAAGAGCTGGACATCAACCAGAACGACCTCAAGATCGACGTCTACCGCTCCTCGGGCCCCGGCGGGCAGTCCGTCAACACCACGGACTCCGCAGTCCGCATCACCCACCTTCCCACCGGGATCGTGGTGGCGATGCAGAACGAGAAATCGCAGCTGCAGAACCGCGAAGCCGGAATGCGCGTGCTCCGCGCCCGCATCCTGGCGCACCAGCAGCAGATTATCGACGCCGAAAACTCCGCCCAGCGCAAGTCGCAGATCCGCACCATGGACCGTTCCGAGCGCATCCGCACGTACAACTACCCGGAAAACCGGATCGCGGACCACCGCACCGGTTATAAGGCCTACAACCTGGACCAGGTCATGAACGGTGACCTGGAGCCGGTGATCCAGTCCGCGATCGAGATGGACGAACAGGCCCGCCTGGACGCCATCGGCGACTAGCCGCGGGTTCCTGCGTTTTATGACAGTGCAATCATGACGGTGCCGGCAGCAGGTCTCGCCGAGGCGGTCCGGGACGCGGCGGCGCTCCTTGCGGCCGCCGGTGTGCCGAGCCCGCGGGTTGACGCCGAGCTTCTGGCCGAGCACCTGCTCGGCGTTGGTCTCGGGCGGCTCCGTGCCCTGATGCTCGGCGATGCCCCCGTGCCGGAAGGCTACGCGGAGCTCGTCGCCGAACGGGCGCGGCGGATCCCGCTGCAGCACATTACCGGCGTCGCGCATTTCCGTTATCTGGAACTCGCCGTGGGCCCCGGCGTCTTCATTCCCCGGCCCGAAACCGAGTCCGTGGTGCAGCTGGTGATCGACCGGCTGCAGGGCATGGCGCATCCCAAGGTGGTGGATCTGGGCACCGGATCCGGAGCGATCGCCGGCTCGATCGCGCACGAGGTGCCAGGCGCAGAGGTCCATGCCGTTGAGTTCAGCGAGTTTGCCCACGCCTGGGCGGCAAAGAACCTGCTGCCGCTCGGCGTCGCACTGGTCCGCGGCGACCTCCGCGATGCGTTGCCGGACCACAATGGCAGCTTTGACGTTGTGGTTTCCAATCCGCCGTACATCCCGGCGGAAGCCATTCCGAACGAACCCGAAGTAGCGCTGCATGATCCGCCGGAGGCTCTGTACGGTGGGGGAGCGGACGGCATGGAACTTCCGACGGCGGCCGCCGCCACCGCGGCCCGGCTGCTGGTCCCCGGCGGCTTCTTCGTGATGGAACACGCCGAGGTGCAGGCCGGCTGGATTGCCACGATGCTGAAACGCACGGGGCACTGGACCGACGTGACGACGCACCGGGACCTCAACTGCAAGGACCGCGCCACGAGCGCGGTGCTCGCTGCGCCGGCGCCCTGACCGGCCCGCACGTCACAAGCGTCGGTGCACCTCACGAAGTGATGAAAGAATAGTCACGTGACGACTAGCTACGATTGCTCGGCCGCAGATCAGCGGGCCGCAGGACTTGAACATGCCCAGCGGGCCATCCGGGAGAACAAGTGCGTGGTGCTTCCCACGGACACGGTGTACGGGATCGGAGCCGACGCGTTTTCGCCCCTCGCCGTGACCTTGCTGCTGGCAGCCAAAGGCCGTGGCCGGAAGATGCCGCCGCCGGTGCTGATTCCGCGGCTCAACGCCCTTGACGGCCTGGCCACCGATGTTCCGGCGGACGCACGGCTGCTGGCCGAGGCCTTTTGGCCGGGCGGCCTGACCCTCATCCTGCATTCCCAGCCCTCGCTGGACTGGGACCTCGGCGACACCAAAGGCACCGTCGCGCTGCGAATCCCCGCCGACGAGCTCGCGCAGGACCTTTTGACGCTCACCGGGCCGCTGGCGGTTTCTTCAGCCAACCGCACGGGCCAGGCCGCCGCGCAGACTGCCGCCGAGGCGGAAGGCCAGTTGGCGGAATCCGTGGAAGTCTACCTCGAGGCCGGACTCCGGCCCGCCGACGGCGCCGAAGCGCTGCCGTCCACCATCGTCGATGCCACCGCCGTGCCGCTGCGCGTGGTCCGGCCGGGGTCGATCAGCCTCGAGCGCCTGCGTGCCGTGGTTCCGGGACTGGTTGACGTCGACGGCAACGGTCCCGACGCCGACGCAGACGCCGTCGGCACGGGTACTGCCGCTGCCCCCGATATCGAAAGCGATGCCAACGCCGGCGCTGACGTCGACAGCGATGCCGACGCCGTCAGCACGGGTGCTGCCGCTGCCCTCGATATCGAAAGCGATGCCGACGCCGGCGCTGACAACGCGGGTGGTGACGGCCCGGACATTCACGCAGGACCCGGCACGGCATGATGCCGGCCCGCCAGCGCGTCCCCGTGCTCGATGTCGACGCGACGCCCCTGACGGTTCCCGAACTGACCGATGTCCTCAACAGCTTCATTGCCGAGGGCGGCACCAGGACCGTGGTGGGGCACAACCTGCACAGCGTTACCCTGCTGCACTCGGATCCGGACTTCCGGTCCTTTTACGAGCAAAGCGATGTTGTCCTGATCGACGGTGCGCCGGTCCTCTGGTTCTGGGCCACGGCGCCGAACAAGGCGACCGGGCGTGCACCCGCCATGGACTACCGGCTGGGTTCGACCGACTGGATCCCGGCACTTGCCGACGTCCGGGGGCTGGAACGCATCGCGGTACTCGGCGCGGGCAGTGCCGCCAACGCCGGAGCCGCCGCCCGGCTCCGGGAGATCGTACCCGGGGCGCAGGTGCACGGAATGCCCGGCGACGACTGGAACCACGAGGTCGAAGAACGGGCTGCGGCCTGGCTCGCAGGACTGCGGCCCCAGCTGGTGCTGCTGGGTCTGGGGATGCCGCTGCAGGAAAAAGTGCTGCTCCGCCGGCTTACCGCACTTCCCCCGGCGGTCTACTGCACCGTGGGCGGCGCGATTGATCAGCTCGCCGGAGTCCAGAAACTGGCGCCGCGCTGGATCGGGCGGCTGGGCCTGGAATGGGCATGGCGGCTCCTTCTGCACCCGCGCCGCGTCGGCTACCGCGTTTTCGGCGAACCGTGGGTCCTGCTCGGGCTGCTGCTGCGCCGTCGCTTCCGCCGCTAGGTTCCGCCAGCTAGAACTTCTGGTCCTTCAGCGGCCCGAAACCCTTGCCCCGGAGCCCGGTGGAAAAGGCCTGGAACCAGCTGGCCAGGCCGCGGAAATCGCCACGGCGCAGGAAATATCCGAGGTAACCGCCGACGTCGGCCACGAAGGACTTAACGCGGAAGTGGCGCCGGATCATGTAGCCGCGGTTCCGGTAGTAGAAGTACCGCTTGAACGCGGAGTCCGGAACAATCACGTGCCACCGGGCCCCGAAGACGTGCTTGGTTTCGGAAAAAGCGTGCGGGTGCGTGATGGCGGCCGTGGTGACAGTCCCGAATCGGATCCCGGCCTTCCGGAGCCTGAGCGTAAAGTCGACCTCGTCGCCGCGGATGAAGAGCCGCATGTCCGGCAGCCCGACCTTAAAGAATACATCGGAGCGGATGAGGGCGCCGTTGAAGAAGTGGCCGTCGTTGGGCAGGAAACCGACCTTCTCCAGCGCGGCCCGCTCGTGCGTGACTTTGCCGTCCAGCCGGAAAAAGAAGGAGAGCCGGTCCGGATGTCCGGGCGCCACAACGAGCGGCACGACTGCGTCCAGGCCGCGGGCTTCAGCCTCGCGGAGCAGCGTGGCGAGGCATTCGGGGTCGGCCGGTTCGGCGTCGTCGTCCATCATCCAGATCCAGTCAGCGCCGCTGGCCACGGCCTTCAGGATCGCCAGCGAAAAACCTCCCGCGCCGCCCAGATTTGCCTCGGACCGGACGTAGTCCACATTGGGGTGCCGGTCGGCGACGTCCTTGGCCGGCACGGTGCCGCTGTCCACGAGGCAAATCGAACGGACTTTTGCGCTCTGGTTGTTGATGGCGTCCAGCAGGACCGCCAGCTCCCTGGGACGGTCAAACGTCACGGCAGCAACTGCAACCGGCAGGGTCATCACGGGGGTCCTTTCAGCACGGCCGGCGGCGCGTTTCCCGCCGACAATGGGCCGTGTGACGCGAAGACAGGTGGCCGTTGGCATTAGTATCTTGACTAGAGTCCACTGTAATACAGCCCTGTCAGGCACTATGCACTGCCTGCCCTGTGCACGGCGACGGAGAAGTTTCATTTATCGAGCGACAGTTCCACAGTCCTTCGCATCACCTCGAAATCCCCACCTGAAGCGCAGCCTGAGGCTGGCCCGGGTGCGGCGGGGTGCTGCCTGCGCTGACGCCGCCGGGACGGTGTTGTCCGCATGATCATGTATTTGCTCATGATGCTGACCGCGGCAATCGTCAGCTACGGGGCGACGTGGGGTGCCCGCTTCGCAGGCAACAGGCTGGGGCTGTTCCAGCCGATCCGCAGCCGCGACATGCATTCGACCCCTGTCTCCAGGCTTGGCGGACTGGGAATCTTCTCCGGAGTCCTCGTCGCGCTGGTCGTTGCCAGTAACTCCTTCTTCGTCAAGGACATCTTCCGCAACAATGATGCCCCGTGGGGGATCCTTGCGGGGGCCGGCGTGATCGTCCTCGTGGGTGTCGCCGATGACTTGGTGGACCTGCGATGGTGGGTCAAACTGATCGGCCAGAGCGTGGCAGCCCTCGTGGTGGCCGTATGGGGTGTGCGGATGACCATCATCCCGTTCGTCACAGAGTCCATCCCGCTCGAGTCCGAGATGCTGCAGATCATCGTGACGGCCGGGCTGATCGTGACCACCATGAACGCATTCAACTTCATCGACGGACTCGATGGGCTGGCCGCCGGCGTGGCCATCATTGGGGGAGTGGCGTTCTTCCTCACCGCCTACTGGGTGCACCGGAACGCTCCGCTGACGGATTTCTCCGACCTGGCGACACTACTGACCGCGGTGCTGGTGGGAAGCTGCGTCGGCTTCCTGCCGCACAACTGGTTCCCGTCCAAGATCTTTATGGGCGATTCCGGGGCCATGCTGATTGGCCTGCTGATGGCATCCGCCGCCGTTGTCTCCACCGGCCAGATCACGTCCGGTCTCTACGACCGCGCCAATGGTATTCCCACGATCATCCCCATCCTTTTGCCCTTCGCAGTGCTCTTCCTGCCGTTGCTCGACCTGGGCCTGTCCGTGATCCGCCGGACGGCCCGCGGACGTTCGCCGTGGTCCGCAGACCGCGGCCACCTGCACCACAAACTCCTGGACATCGGTTACTCGCACCGGGGAGCCGTGGTGCTGATGTACCTCTGGACCTGCATCCTGGCGTTCGGCGGCCTGGCATTCGCGATCTTCCCATGGCCGGTGATCCTCGCCATCGACCTGGCGGCGACGGCGGTGATGGCGGTCGTCACGGCGTGGCCGTACCTGCGCCAGCGCAGGCCCGGGCGGACGGCGGGAATGCCGGAGTGATTGCCGGACCGGACGGTTTCCTTCCGCCCGACACACTTTTCCGTATAGTTTCTATCTGCTGTAGAATTCAGGGGCGGTCTTCAGCCCGCCTTGTCGACCAGCACCCACCCGCGACGATTGGGATCTTATGACCTCCAACGCCGATCCCGGACCCGCGTCCGGCGCCGGACCCGTTGGTGTTTCAGGTCCCACGACGTCATTGTGGCTGCGGTTGCTGGCTTTGAGTTCGGCCGCATCCGGCTGCGCCCTCGTGCTGACCGGCATTGCGGCTTTTGTCATCAACGGCGGCGCCGGCCTGTGGTCGTCCGTCCTCGGCGGAGTCCTCGTGATGGTGTTCTTCGCCATCAGCCTGGCGGTCGGGCATATCGTTGGCCGCAACAACCCCTCCGGTGCGATCGGCGTCTTCGTCGCGACCTATTTCATTAAGGTCGTCGGGTTCGCCGTCGTACTTCTCGTCATCGGGGCTCCGGACTGGCTGCAGCCGCGCTGGTTCGTCATCGGTGCCGTCGTGACCGTAGTGTCATGGCAGGCCGCCGAGATCTATGGCTTCAGCAAAGCCCGCCTTCAGATTTACAACGACCCCCAACCCCCGGAAGACGGCAGCAATGCGTAGCCGCAAAACAGGACGAAAGACCATGCCCGACAACGCCAAAACGACGACTGGCGCCCCCGGTGTATCCGCGGACAGCAACGACGGCGGATACAACGCCGGGATCGCCGTCTTCAGCTATATTGTTGGCGGAATCGTGGTCTGGAGTTTGATAGGGTGGGGTCTGGATAATCTGTGGGGAACCCGCTGGATTGTGCTCGCAGGCGCTCTGCTTGGAGCTGCCGGAGGGTTCTATCTTTCTCATATGCACGGCCTCACCTCAGCTGTATTACGGGGTGGGGATGACTCTGCACGTGGCCCGTCCAAGGACGAGGAACAGTAATGCCGAATAATTTCACACGGGGAGTGCCAGACAGCAATGTCGCCGCTGCCCGACCAACGCCCAATGACGGACACTGCAGAGAGGAAACGCGTTGATCGCGCTTGCGCTCCCGGCCCAAGAATCAGGACCCTTCACGCCTCCTGGAATCGAAGAAATGCACCTGCCGGCTATCCTGCCCTGGGGTGCGGCCGAAGGATTCTCCAAGCAGATGCTGCTGGTAATCCTCTCGGTTGTCATAATCGCCACATTCTTTATCCTGGCTGCGCGTAAGCGCCAGCTCGTTCCCGGCAAGCTGCAGTTCGCAGGCGAAATGGCCTACGGCTTTGTACGGAACAGCATTGCCAAGGACATTATCGGCGGCAAAGACTTTATGAAGTACGTCCCGCTGCTGTTCAGCCTCTTCTTCTTCATCCTGGTGAACAACATCTACGGGGCCATCCCGGTAATCCAGCTCCCGAGCTTCTCCCATGTGGGCGGCGCCTACGTGCTGGCAGGGATTGTCTACTTCACCTGGATTGCCATTGGCATCAAGAAGAACGGCCTCAAATACTTCAAGCTGGCCACCGTGCCCTCCGGAGTTCCGTTCTACATCCTCCCGATCGTTGTTCCGATTGAGATCATCTCGAACTTCCTGGTCCGCCCGGTCACGCACAGCCTCCGTCTGTTCGCCACCATGCTGGCAGGCCACCTGATCGTGATGCTTGCCGGTTCCGGCATCGAGTACCTGATCATGCAGGAAAACATTTTCCTGAAGGGCACCTCGGTGCTCGTCCTGGTCGGCGCCATCGCGATGTACATGCTGGAAGCGCTGATCATGGCGCTGCAGGCGTACGTTTTCACCCTGCTGACCGCCATCTACATTGAAGGCGCTCTGCACGCGGACAGCCACTAGGCTCCCACAATCTTCCCCTAGCGGGGATGAAGTACACCAAACAACCTGCCACAAAGATGGCATCTTGAAAGGAAAAAAATGGAAGGCAATCTCAACCTCGTAGGTTACGGTCTGTCCGCAATCGGCGGTGGTATCGGTGTTGGTCTCGTGTTCGCCGCTTACATCAACGGCGTTGCACGTCAGCCGGAAGCACAGCGTGTGCTGCAGCCGATCGCATTCCTCGGCCTCGCGCTGACTGAAGCTCTCGCCATCCTCGGCCTGGTCTTCGCTTTCGTTCTCTAGTCTGAGCTTCAGAACCAAGCGAACATCCAGAACCGAGTAGATAAGGACGGGTGAATTATGAATCAAGCGATCATCTCAGCCGCCGTTGAGGGCCAGAGCCCGCTCGTTCCCAACGTCTGGGAAATGGGCGTAGTCCTCGTCGGCTTCGCTGTCCTCATGTACATCGTGGTCAAGTACATTGTCCCGATGTTCGAGAAGACTTTTGCGGAGCGCGCCGAGGCCATCGAAGGCGGCATTGCCAAGGCTGAAAAGGCCCAGGCAGAAGCATCCGCCGCCCTCGAAGAGTACAAGCAGCAGCTCACCGATGCACGCGCCGAGGCCAACCGGATCCGCGAGGAAGCCCGCGCCGAAGGCGCTCAGATCCTCGCGGACCTGAAGGAAAAAGCCGGTGCAGAGTCTGCCCGTATTACGGCCCAGGCCCATGCGGCGATCGAGTCCGAGCGAAAGGCGGCCGTTGTGTCGCTGCGCGCGGAGGTCGGCACGCTTGCTACGACGCTTGCAGGACGCATCGTTGGCGAGGCATTGACCGACGACGCACGTTCGGCCCGTGTTGTGGACCGCTTCCTTGCAGATCTGGAGAACCAGAACGCAGGTGCAGCTAAGTAATGGCAGGTGTATCGAGCGAATCGCTGACCGCGGCGCTGGCTGCGCTGGAAGCCAAGCTTCCCACCGCATCGCTGCAGTTGGCTAAGGAACTCTTCGGAATCCTGGGAACAGTGGACAGCTCGGCTGGCTTGCGCCGTGCCCTGACTGACCCGTCCCGCAACGGTGACGAAAAGTCAGCGCTGGTCAAGCAGCTTATCGGCGGGAAAGTTTCCGCCGAAGCTGTGGAAATCACGAGCGGATTGGCCGGCTCACGCTGGGCATCGGCCCGGGATATCGGCGATGCACTCGAGACTCTTGCCGCTTCGGTGGTAATTGCCGTTGCCGAGAACAAATCGGCCGCCTCTGCCTCGGGGCTTAGCGGACTGGAAGCGCTGGAGAACGATTTGTTCGCCTTCAACCAGACCGTCGAGTCAAGCCACGAGATCCAGCGTGCCTTGTCCGAGCCGCAAGCGAGCCCGGCGGCCAAAATCGCCCTCGCCGAAAAACTCGTACCCGGTGCCAGCGCCGAAGCGAAAGTCCTGATCGGACAGGCTGTTTCTCAGCCCCGTGGGCTGAGGGTCACCAGGCTGGTCGGTCGTTT includes:
- the prfA gene encoding peptide chain release factor 1; translated protein: MFESVQGLLDEHNAIQAQLGDPAVYADQRLARKLGRRSAELNGIVEAYHKWHAIQDDLSAAREMAAEDPEFAAEVPELEAALETTAARLRRLLIPRDPDDARNVILEVKGGEGGDEAALFAGDLLRMYSRYAESRGWKTELISATESDLGGYKDVQMAVKGSSNDPAEGVYARLKFEGGVHRVQRVPVTESQGRIHTSAAGVLVLPEVDEPEELDINQNDLKIDVYRSSGPGGQSVNTTDSAVRITHLPTGIVVAMQNEKSQLQNREAGMRVLRARILAHQQQIIDAENSAQRKSQIRTMDRSERIRTYNYPENRIADHRTGYKAYNLDQVMNGDLEPVIQSAIEMDEQARLDAIGD
- the prmC gene encoding peptide chain release factor N(5)-glutamine methyltransferase gives rise to the protein MTVPAAGLAEAVRDAAALLAAAGVPSPRVDAELLAEHLLGVGLGRLRALMLGDAPVPEGYAELVAERARRIPLQHITGVAHFRYLELAVGPGVFIPRPETESVVQLVIDRLQGMAHPKVVDLGTGSGAIAGSIAHEVPGAEVHAVEFSEFAHAWAAKNLLPLGVALVRGDLRDALPDHNGSFDVVVSNPPYIPAEAIPNEPEVALHDPPEALYGGGADGMELPTAAAATAARLLVPGGFFVMEHAEVQAGWIATMLKRTGHWTDVTTHRDLNCKDRATSAVLAAPAP
- a CDS encoding L-threonylcarbamoyladenylate synthase; translation: MTTSYDCSAADQRAAGLEHAQRAIRENKCVVLPTDTVYGIGADAFSPLAVTLLLAAKGRGRKMPPPVLIPRLNALDGLATDVPADARLLAEAFWPGGLTLILHSQPSLDWDLGDTKGTVALRIPADELAQDLLTLTGPLAVSSANRTGQAAAQTAAEAEGQLAESVEVYLEAGLRPADGAEALPSTIVDATAVPLRVVRPGSISLERLRAVVPGLVDVDGNGPDADADAVGTGTAAAPDIESDANAGADVDSDADAVSTGAAAALDIESDADAGADNAGGDGPDIHAGPGTA
- a CDS encoding WecB/TagA/CpsF family glycosyltransferase yields the protein MMPARQRVPVLDVDATPLTVPELTDVLNSFIAEGGTRTVVGHNLHSVTLLHSDPDFRSFYEQSDVVLIDGAPVLWFWATAPNKATGRAPAMDYRLGSTDWIPALADVRGLERIAVLGAGSAANAGAAARLREIVPGAQVHGMPGDDWNHEVEERAAAWLAGLRPQLVLLGLGMPLQEKVLLRRLTALPPAVYCTVGGAIDQLAGVQKLAPRWIGRLGLEWAWRLLLHPRRVGYRVFGEPWVLLGLLLRRRFRR
- a CDS encoding glycosyltransferase; this encodes MTLPVAVAAVTFDRPRELAVLLDAINNQSAKVRSICLVDSGTVPAKDVADRHPNVDYVRSEANLGGAGGFSLAILKAVASGADWIWMMDDDAEPADPECLATLLREAEARGLDAVVPLVVAPGHPDRLSFFFRLDGKVTHERAALEKVGFLPNDGHFFNGALIRSDVFFKVGLPDMRLFIRGDEVDFTLRLRKAGIRFGTVTTAAITHPHAFSETKHVFGARWHVIVPDSAFKRYFYYRNRGYMIRRHFRVKSFVADVGGYLGYFLRRGDFRGLASWFQAFSTGLRGKGFGPLKDQKF
- a CDS encoding MraY family glycosyltransferase, giving the protein MIMYLLMMLTAAIVSYGATWGARFAGNRLGLFQPIRSRDMHSTPVSRLGGLGIFSGVLVALVVASNSFFVKDIFRNNDAPWGILAGAGVIVLVGVADDLVDLRWWVKLIGQSVAALVVAVWGVRMTIIPFVTESIPLESEMLQIIVTAGLIVTTMNAFNFIDGLDGLAAGVAIIGGVAFFLTAYWVHRNAPLTDFSDLATLLTAVLVGSCVGFLPHNWFPSKIFMGDSGAMLIGLLMASAAVVSTGQITSGLYDRANGIPTIIPILLPFAVLFLPLLDLGLSVIRRTARGRSPWSADRGHLHHKLLDIGYSHRGAVVLMYLWTCILAFGGLAFAIFPWPVILAIDLAATAVMAVVTAWPYLRQRRPGRTAGMPE
- the atpB gene encoding F0F1 ATP synthase subunit A, which encodes MIALALPAQESGPFTPPGIEEMHLPAILPWGAAEGFSKQMLLVILSVVIIATFFILAARKRQLVPGKLQFAGEMAYGFVRNSIAKDIIGGKDFMKYVPLLFSLFFFILVNNIYGAIPVIQLPSFSHVGGAYVLAGIVYFTWIAIGIKKNGLKYFKLATVPSGVPFYILPIVVPIEIISNFLVRPVTHSLRLFATMLAGHLIVMLAGSGIEYLIMQENIFLKGTSVLVLVGAIAMYMLEALIMALQAYVFTLLTAIYIEGALHADSH
- the atpE gene encoding ATP synthase F0 subunit C, with product MEGNLNLVGYGLSAIGGGIGVGLVFAAYINGVARQPEAQRVLQPIAFLGLALTEALAILGLVFAFVL
- a CDS encoding F0F1 ATP synthase subunit B, which produces MNQAIISAAVEGQSPLVPNVWEMGVVLVGFAVLMYIVVKYIVPMFEKTFAERAEAIEGGIAKAEKAQAEASAALEEYKQQLTDARAEANRIREEARAEGAQILADLKEKAGAESARITAQAHAAIESERKAAVVSLRAEVGTLATTLAGRIVGEALTDDARSARVVDRFLADLENQNAGAAK
- a CDS encoding F0F1 ATP synthase subunit delta — its product is MAGVSSESLTAALAALEAKLPTASLQLAKELFGILGTVDSSAGLRRALTDPSRNGDEKSALVKQLIGGKVSAEAVEITSGLAGSRWASARDIGDALETLAASVVIAVAENKSAASASGLSGLEALENDLFAFNQTVESSHEIQRALSEPQASPAAKIALAEKLVPGASAEAKVLIGQAVSQPRGLRVTRLVGRFAELAAQRQQRWIATVSVTRPLTATQTSRLQAALDELYGRELKINSTVDPALIGGIRVQVGDEVVDASVLARLGQLQRQLA